Proteins encoded within one genomic window of Agelaius phoeniceus isolate bAgePho1 chromosome Z, bAgePho1.hap1, whole genome shotgun sequence:
- the RPL37 gene encoding large ribosomal subunit protein eL37, translating into MTKGTSSFGKRRNKTHTLCRRCGSKAYHLQKSTCGKCGYPAKRKRKYNWSAKAKRRNTTGTGRMRHLKKVYRRFRNGFREGTTPKPKRAAVAASSSS; encoded by the exons ATG ACGAAGGGTACCTCGTCGTTTGGTAAGCGACGAAATAAGACACACACCCTGTGTCGTCGATGTGGGTCCAAGGCGTACCATCTGCAAAAATCGACCTGTGGGAAATGTGGTTACCCTGCTAAGCGTAAGAGAAAGT ATAACTGGAGTGCAAAGGCTAAAAGACGCAACACCACTGGTACTGGTCGCATGAGGCACCTGAAAAAGGTCTACCGTCGCTTCAG GAATGGATTCCGTGAGGGAACCACACCGAAGCCCAAGAGAGCAGCTGTTGCAGCCTCCAGTTCATCTTAA